One genomic region from Halomicrobium zhouii encodes:
- a CDS encoding V-type ATP synthase subunit I — protein MTAPLADLVDFSQDRDYDSLIGRHSELEKETEQLRDELADTLGSDSELEPDQVDQIRETYNNGVRTDLQALLDDGCEIETFTEAVREVHKDIQEVLDNPKAESVVEEIDSWLASTGLELLDSNEKRSLREVIISDVDTCEEAVSTAKTAHDELRGDLGKLQGDIDQLLRTAISDANAPSDLDDIGDALRLLEEGWHGDWTLDYDLDIGDELNERIWTVLIEGLKEDVDDRDGLQQVAVLVDNRHERIEEALNDIDKAWARVETQYERIPEDIEYEQSRILDLLAEELSTDPSLKSYASAIETVGDGLEALIEILQSPVEMYSTDGEPAIEELEEAASKIQTLYTEAQDCQSRALEAISVEGIESAGAELVECLERASDKRTALRSRLVGKIKTARRLKDKFDIELDEDFTDLFTSAASEKDVDTLLEYSHRYADAYIEIRTRVREQLPEPQAQLLEELLTISAASSDLSYSNIRAECEEEIEADPVETLEGLCENGLIEINVSIT, from the coding sequence ATGACTGCACCCCTTGCTGATCTAGTGGATTTTTCGCAGGATAGGGACTATGACTCCCTAATCGGGCGACACAGTGAACTCGAGAAGGAAACCGAGCAACTCCGTGATGAACTCGCAGACACGCTGGGCTCAGACTCGGAATTAGAACCCGACCAGGTCGACCAGATCCGGGAGACATACAACAATGGGGTCAGGACCGACCTGCAGGCGTTGCTGGATGATGGGTGCGAAATCGAGACATTCACTGAGGCGGTTCGAGAGGTTCACAAAGACATTCAGGAGGTATTAGACAACCCAAAGGCCGAATCCGTCGTCGAGGAGATCGACAGCTGGCTGGCTTCAACCGGGCTTGAACTGCTTGACAGCAATGAGAAGCGGTCGCTCAGAGAAGTCATTATTAGCGATGTTGATACCTGTGAAGAGGCGGTCAGTACAGCAAAGACCGCCCATGACGAACTCCGCGGTGACCTGGGTAAACTGCAGGGAGACATAGATCAGTTACTGCGGACAGCGATATCAGACGCGAACGCACCGTCTGATCTGGACGATATCGGTGACGCTCTACGATTGCTAGAGGAAGGCTGGCATGGCGACTGGACGCTTGATTACGACCTCGATATTGGAGACGAACTCAACGAGCGTATCTGGACCGTCCTGATCGAGGGGCTAAAAGAAGATGTGGATGATCGGGACGGCCTGCAGCAGGTTGCAGTCTTAGTCGACAATCGACACGAACGCATCGAAGAGGCCCTGAATGACATCGACAAAGCGTGGGCCCGGGTAGAAACTCAATACGAACGAATTCCCGAAGATATCGAATATGAGCAGTCACGAATCTTGGATCTGCTTGCTGAGGAATTGAGCACAGATCCCTCTCTCAAATCATATGCCTCAGCGATAGAGACTGTAGGAGACGGCCTAGAGGCGTTAATTGAAATCCTGCAAAGCCCGGTCGAGATGTATAGCACGGATGGTGAGCCAGCGATTGAAGAGCTCGAGGAGGCTGCCAGTAAAATCCAGACCCTCTACACTGAGGCGCAAGATTGCCAATCAAGGGCCCTTGAGGCAATCTCCGTCGAGGGAATAGAAAGCGCAGGAGCGGAGTTGGTCGAATGTCTCGAGCGGGCAAGCGACAAACGCACCGCTTTGCGCTCCAGATTGGTCGGGAAGATCAAGACTGCAAGACGGCTTAAGGACAAGTTCGACATCGAATTGGATGAGGACTTCACGGACCTATTCACAAGTGCAGCCAGTGAGAAGGATGTTGATACCCTCCTCGAGTATTCGCATCGCTATGCCGATGCTTACATCGAAATTAGGACTAGAGTCCGGGAGCAGTTGCCAGAGCCACAGGCCCAGCTGCTGGAGGAGCTGCTGACGATCTCGGCAGCCAGCTCCGATCTGTCGTACTCCAATATCAGGGCCGAATGCGAGGAGGAGATTGAGGCAGACCCAGTCGAAACACTGGAGGGGTTGTGCGAAAACGGACTGATCGAGATCAACGTTTCAATTACCTGA
- a CDS encoding phospholipase D-like domain-containing protein produces MELADLLALEQKLRREGTTTETLLGYCLYLNGKEVVALGQRFQTEFDISDRQASDLIEWLEYLGVARLDERNNISFQSDRLRELLTRVEWLFDEHSLDQLSRATVENPDQVRPILNVPEETDFDVDSTIIGSLIDLLATAEDSAVVMNPFYTQVGFDLLQEALVGVPKRGASLTLMTRDVLQGTGENRNYVRQLVEQLESVGRSHHLSVYEFNSELHNTATFHAKAVIVDRQQAYIGSANMTERSLRNAIEMGTIIEGKSVPPLADTVEQMLTSDLWLGVDLDDV; encoded by the coding sequence ATGGAGTTAGCCGACTTGCTTGCTCTTGAACAGAAGCTACGGCGTGAGGGAACGACAACCGAGACCCTTCTGGGGTACTGTCTGTACCTGAACGGGAAGGAAGTCGTGGCTCTTGGCCAGCGATTCCAGACGGAATTTGACATCAGTGATCGGCAGGCCTCGGATCTGATCGAGTGGTTGGAATATCTGGGTGTGGCTAGATTGGACGAACGGAACAATATCTCGTTTCAGAGTGACAGGCTCCGAGAACTTCTCACGCGGGTCGAGTGGCTCTTCGATGAGCATTCCCTCGACCAGCTTTCTCGAGCGACAGTTGAGAATCCCGACCAGGTCAGGCCAATCCTGAACGTCCCAGAAGAGACCGATTTTGATGTCGATTCGACCATCATCGGTTCGCTCATAGACCTGCTGGCCACTGCTGAGGACTCGGCGGTTGTCATGAACCCTTTTTACACACAGGTGGGCTTCGACCTGCTGCAGGAGGCACTGGTGGGCGTCCCGAAACGAGGGGCAAGCTTGACCCTTATGACACGTGATGTGTTGCAGGGGACTGGTGAGAACCGCAATTATGTCCGCCAGCTCGTCGAACAACTTGAATCCGTGGGGCGGTCTCACCACCTGTCAGTATATGAATTCAATAGTGAACTCCACAACACGGCGACGTTTCACGCCAAGGCTGTCATAGTTGATCGTCAGCAAGCGTACATCGGGAGTGCAAACATGACTGAGAGAAGTCTCCGGAACGCGATTGAGATGGGGACAATCATCGAAGGTAAGTCAGTTCCACCACTTGCAGATACTGTTGAACAAATGCTCACGTCGGATCTCTGGCTCGGTGTCGACTTGGATGACGTCTAG